The Candidatus Saccharimonadales bacterium nucleotide sequence CATTAGCAATACAAATTGTACACTAGTCAGACATAAGTCTCAACTTGTTGTCAAAATAACTTTATTTTCACATATTTTCACGTCATATACTAAAGCGTAAGCAATAACTTATGAACATAGGAGGCTTGCAATGCACTTATCAACGAAAACTCTCACATCGCTTTTACTGGTTACAGCAGTAGCTGCTGCCATACCGGGTATTAGTACAGTTTCTGGCAGTAAGCGACGACGTGAATCACAGTATGATCGCCTATTGCAACGCCATGATCGTAAAGGTTGTATTAGAGCTGATGTGCTTGGTTTAACTCCTGAAGTGTTTCACGCTCTACAAAAGAAAAAAACATTCAAAGAAATTATCCAGAGGCAAGGTTTTAAAAACGTGAGAGCATTTAGATTAGCTCTACTTGGTAAGCTTCGATTAGAGTTACGCGCCAGAGGCTGGACTAGGCAAAAGATTGATAACTTCGTTGTTATGCGTAGTAGTCGCATTGGCTAGGTAAGCATAGGCGAGTATACTAATAATCATGACAGCACAAACTCTTATTAAATTTCTTGCAGACGGTGCCATTATCCCCGCAGTTCTCATCGGAGTATACGCGCTTGTCTGGCGTATACCTAAGGGCCAAAGATTCGAAGCGTATTGTCGTATCTTAATGGCTGGCCTCACTTCTTACCTCATTGCTAAGTTACTCGCGTCTGTTTACCAGCCAAGTAACGAACGTCCGTTTGAGATACTTGGTGTTGCACCCGGGGCATCTTATCTCAACAATCCTGGTTTTCCATCCGATCACGTCTTAT carries:
- a CDS encoding phosphatase PAP2 family protein, which translates into the protein MTAQTLIKFLADGAIIPAVLIGVYALVWRIPKGQRFEAYCRILMAGLTSYLIAKLLASVYQPSNERPFEILGVAPGASYLNNPGFPSDHVLFLSALTLAVWFETKARKLAVIMVILTVLVAIGRVLALVHTPLDVIGAVVVASVGALWYFERDKILVKANTRKIHKKLVQ